A segment of the Zingiber officinale cultivar Zhangliang chromosome 8B, Zo_v1.1, whole genome shotgun sequence genome:
ATTTTAGTATTGATTCTTATCAGAACATTTCTAGGCTCCTTTGTTCTTTTGATAAGGATTTGCCACCTTTATTAGTGATCTCCTATCCATGCCTGTGACATCTGTTAGTCTAGACCTCTGTTAGTAGATTCATCAAAAACACCTGTGACTTCTTCCAGGATGTTGAGCTTATGAAAATAGAAGAACAAACTGTGAAATTGGAGATGGATCTTTTTCTTAAGGAAAGAGAAACACTTAGTGTGCTAAAAGAACTGGAAATGGCTAAAAAGAAGGCAGATGGTTTAAAATTACGACTACATATGGAAGCCAGTAAAGCCATTGAAGAAACTGATAGATGCTCAGATAAAATGATGATGCCTTCTAGTTTAAATCAGCAACAGAAGTGTTTCATCTATTATGGAAATCATAGAGAATTCAAAGATCAAATTTTTTATCAGGAACAAACCAAACAAACCCCTTGTTCGACATTAAGGGAATTGAACCAAGCTAAGTTGTACCTGAAGACTACAAGCGGTTTAGTTGGGTGTCAAAATTCAGTTGAACTTCTAAGAAGTGCAATAGAGAAGGAGAAAAAGTTGCTTAAGGAAACCTGTGAAAGGCTCAACTCAAAGACTGTTCAAGTCTCATGCTTGGAGAAAGAAATAAGCCTAACATTAGATCAAACAAATCTAATTAAAGGCACAAAAAGGCGAGATTATAGAAGTTCTTCCGATGTATTGAGTTGTATGAAAGAGCTAAGATCTGACACAGAGAAGTTCAAAAGAATTGCTGCAGCTGCTAAAACTGAAATGTCCAAGTTATCTCTTGATATCCAACAGGCTAAGTCTGGTATCAAGGCTGCCGAGCTGAGGTTTGCCGCAGCTAAAAAAGTGGAAGCTGCAGCCAGGAATGCAGAGGCTACAACTCTTTCCAAAGTCAAATCGTTAACAGATGGTGAAAAAACAGATGCTGAGTCGCGAACTGCATCTGGAGTTACGATTGCTGTTGACAAGTATGACATGCTGATCAAAAGAGCCCAAGGTGCTGATCAAACTCTGAGAAAGAGAATGGAAGCTGCTATGAATAATCTGAAAGGAGCACAGGAGTCTAAACTGGAGTTACTCAAAAAGTTGGAAGAAGCGAATGCAGATGTTGAAACAAGTAGGAAAGCCTTACATGAGGCCCTAAAGAAGGGTGAAGATGCAAATCAAGGTAGGCTTGCAATTGAAGAAGCACTTAGGAAATGGAAGCTCCACAATGATAGGACTCGTCGATCAAATCTAACCAACACCAAATTCAAGAACTCGGCAGCCCCTCATCAAAGGCGCTCATGGATACTTGATGTGAATGGAATAAGCTTGATTTCTGCAGGACCAAGTCATAGAAGAGATGCCCCCTCTCTTTCGATTGGGCAGATCCTCAGCAGAAAGCTCAATGGTTCTGAAGAGCATGAATCACAAGCACTTCAGATCGTGAATGGAAGACCTAAGGTTTCGCTACGCCAAATGCTGAGCAGAAAGGATGACTTTTTGTCCCCTAGAATGATCACTGATGGAGCACAAAAACCATGTTTAACAACGAGGAAGAAGTTCAGTGTCTTAGTACTTTCGCTTTTCTTGGCGAAGCAAAAGAAGCAGCACCAGAAGCAGTCTATGGGTTCACCAGCTATCTTCCGCGGCAAGAATATCTTGCGATAAGGTATCATCATATTTCGCGTTAAACATTCATATAGAAGGCTCTGATCTTCCTGGAACAGACAATTTCATTATGCTTAGCTCTGTCAAATATTATGCCAgacattagaaaaataaaataataataataataatttttagaaaattattttctacgaaacaaataggcatttttgaTCCAATCTCAAGCTGCTGTATAAACCacaaaataaaaacaaagaatACGCCATCAAGCAGTGTCAATTAATCTTTCACTAATCCACAAAATACTACACGAGGACATGAGAAGCATCCACCAGATGGCCTTTTCACACAAGGCAAAAAGGAGGAAAAGAGGAGAAGAAACAGCAGTCAACAGCTGCAGGCCATCTCTAAGCACAGAAGAAGATGAAACACCAGTTTTCTTCCTCCGAACAACACACTGCAAGATCTAGGTGACAAAACAGTATAACAGAACAAAAAAAAGAACCACCAGCAATTGATCAGTTAAAGAGATCGTTTTTGTTTCAGGATCAGGATCAGGCTCATGAGACAGAACTAGTGGACAGCACATGTATTCAAGCGAGAATGAGGTAAATGAATCATCTACTGGCTGGAAAAGTGCTTCCGCTGAGGCACTCCTTAGCTCTCCATTGCACAATTCCTGCATGAGAGCAGAAAACCAACTTCAATAAGCAAAAGTCATTGTTTCCCTGACTAGAAATTATATTACCTGGAGTGTTTTACCGATTGTAACTAGAATGTCCCCTGCCCGCAACATGATAATTATAGAGCCTTCTGGATGATGGATGCAAAATTCATGATGATCGCCGCAAATGTGGAGACTCAAAACATCAGAATTACGTGATTTGGTTTCAATAGAATCCAGTGTTTTACTTGTGGTGTAAGGGGATACTTGCTTTCTCAGATGAAGGGTTGACTGAACCTCGCTAAGTCTTTTGGTGGGTGTTGGATCTGTGACATATTTAGAAAGAATTTTGGCAATGCAATCCGCTACAGTATCCAGCCTTAACGCAATACACTCCATGTTGTCCCTGAAAAGAGTTATCTAACTGCAATGTATATGAAATTCACTTTGGAATTACATCAAGAACAAATTAGACTGCCGGAATTTCTTTTGCCAGCAATAGTTCTTTTCCTTACCATCCCTTGTCATAATTGGTTCCaaggatttatttatttatttttcataatggaACGAAGTGATGATACCCAGGGAACAAGCAAATAAAGCAGGAGCAAGTTCTATGCTGCCTCTTCCaaagggaaaagtcaaaataaaaaagaaatgttagaagTAATGTGCTATTGGAAACTAAGTGTGATCACATTCTTTGAAGGTCGAACCATTGTAGGCTTGTTTACATTAAGCAAACAAGGGCACATGAAATAATTCCAATGAGTCTTCTTATGCCCAAAAGAAACGACAAGAAGGGATTATGGAACTTTTGGACATTGATGATGAGAATTTAACAACAAAAGCTAGTCAAGAGTATTTGACTTGTCATATGAAGATGTCTACAACATTGGAGGTATCGTGTGAACTTGTAGATGGGTCTTCATCTCAATTATTTGATACATCATCAAATAGTCAATTCTTTATTCTATGAAGCTTCTTCTAGTGCTGAACACTAGATTCCAAATTGTCACATCTTACGAGACTAGCTTACCCAAATCCTTCTCCCAAACAATTCAAATTTAGCAATGGCCAATAAGAACTGTCGACAAATTTGCAGCAAATTTCAAAAGTGATTAAGAGTTTTAATGATAGCGGGAAACAAACACAACAACAGAATAAGCGATATCATGGAGAAGTAATTCAAAAACCAAAGCCAAAAAAGTCAGTAAATCATATTGAAATTCACTGCGAATCAATCGAATGAGTTTCCTGCTGGTCATGGCAAAAGGGGAGAACAAAATATAGCATTTTGAAACATACCTGAGGGCAAGATACGATCCAGGCCAGGTCCGCTGGAGAAGCCGCTCCGTCTCTGGGCTCCGCATCCGATACCAAACGAACTCCTGCACGGTTCCATCCCTCCGTGCGAACCAATTTTTCTCAATGTACCTACTCAACCTCTCCCCCTCAGGATTCATGACCCCCTTGCCCGCTTCAATCGCGGCCCTGACCTCCTCCGCCAATGCCTCGCCCCCGCCGACCACTGGGACCGCGCCAATCTCCGCGGCTGCGGCAAGCACACGAC
Coding sequences within it:
- the LOC122015140 gene encoding WEB family protein At2g38370-like — encoded protein: MVMKVRPPPPPPSLRSVASAAGVMVEEEAKKRSGRGEVDSSVPFRSVKEAVERFGGGSSAAWRPHSCPSLLLSPEDVELMKIEEQTVKLEMDLFLKERETLSVLKELEMAKKKADGLKLRLHMEASKAIEETDRCSDKMMMPSSLNQQQKCFIYYGNHREFKDQIFYQEQTKQTPCSTLRELNQAKLYLKTTSGLVGCQNSVELLRSAIEKEKKLLKETCERLNSKTVQVSCLEKEISLTLDQTNLIKGTKRRDYRSSSDVLSCMKELRSDTEKFKRIAAAAKTEMSKLSLDIQQAKSGIKAAELRFAAAKKVEAAARNAEATTLSKVKSLTDGEKTDAESRTASGVTIAVDKYDMLIKRAQGADQTLRKRMEAAMNNLKGAQESKLELLKKLEEANADVETSRKALHEALKKGEDANQGRLAIEEALRKWKLHNDRTRRSNLTNTKFKNSAAPHQRRSWILDVNGISLISAGPSHRRDAPSLSIGQILSRKLNGSEEHESQALQIVNGRPKVSLRQMLSRKDDFLSPRMITDGAQKPCLTTRKKFSVLVLSLFLAKQKKQHQKQSMGSPAIFRGKNILR
- the LOC122015141 gene encoding uncharacterized protein LOC122015141 isoform X1 translates to MAMAMATIAATRGNNQRFRAPPPSPIATGKGRRSAAVDDRVFSDYLDKSLRVPDLSLPGPYCRSKSPIKDPVEVDLRSLLSGDESIARRVLAAAAEIGAVPVVGGGEALAEEVRAAIEAGKGVMNPEGERLSRYIEKNWFARRDGTVQEFVWYRMRSPETERLLQRTWPGSYLALRDNMECIALRLDTVADCIAKILSKYVTDPTPTKRLSEVQSTLHLRKQVSPYTTSKTLDSIETKSRNSDVLSLHICGDHHEFCIHHPEGSIIIMLRAGDILVTIGKTLQELCNGELRSASAEALFQPVDDSFTSFSLEYMCCPLVLSHEPDPDPETKTISLTDQLLVVLFFVLLYCFVT
- the LOC122015141 gene encoding uncharacterized protein LOC122015141 isoform X2, encoding MAMAMATIAATRGNNQRFRAPPPSPIATGKGRRSAAVDDRVFSDYLDKSLRVPDLSLPGPYCRSKSPIKDPVEVDLRSLLSGDESIARRVLAAAAEIGAVPVVGGGEALAEEVRAAIEAGKGVMNPEGERLSRYIEKNWFARRDGTVQEFVWYRMRSPETERLLQRTWPGSYLALRDNMECIALRLDTVADCIAKILSKYVTDPTPTKRLSEVQSTLHLRKQVSPYTTSKTLDSIETKSRNSDVLSLHICGDHHEFCIHHPEGSIIIMLRAGDILVTIGIVQWRAKECLSGSTFPASR